A stretch of Andreesenia angusta DNA encodes these proteins:
- a CDS encoding glycosyltransferase family 2 protein has translation MSEQIIVSIVCIAYNHGKYIADAIEGFLMQKTDFSLEIIIHDDASTDDTAEIIMDYHEKHPDIIRPIIQKENQHSQGAEILSGIVFPELRGKYIAFCEGDDYWIDPDKLQKQVEYMEAHPECSVCFHGAYSVDSESRTIVSEIRSSDGDSIISPEEVIFAGGAAFATNSLLFPRVLLENVTYFNMGTEVRDYPLVIYLALKGTVYYIDEIMSVYRVGVKGSWTNRKFSEIDKKIEHYREIADMLDEVNRYSNYKYDSTIQDRKKNNEWYLLLEQGKLKEAKSGEYRDIYMNLSFKNRVWIHLERYTPWLIDAWTDYKRKRRWKLENSKI, from the coding sequence ATGAGCGAGCAAATAATAGTCAGCATAGTCTGTATAGCCTACAACCACGGAAAATACATAGCCGATGCTATAGAGGGCTTCTTGATGCAGAAGACGGATTTTTCGCTGGAGATAATCATACATGATGACGCATCTACAGACGATACAGCCGAAATAATAATGGATTACCATGAAAAGCATCCGGACATAATAAGGCCCATTATACAGAAGGAAAACCAGCATTCGCAAGGAGCTGAGATACTTTCCGGCATAGTATTTCCAGAGCTGAGGGGCAAGTATATAGCTTTTTGTGAAGGAGACGACTACTGGATCGATCCGGACAAGCTCCAAAAGCAAGTTGAATATATGGAAGCACATCCAGAATGCAGCGTATGTTTTCACGGAGCATATTCGGTGGACTCAGAGAGCAGGACTATAGTCTCGGAAATCAGGTCTTCGGATGGAGACAGCATAATAAGCCCAGAAGAGGTGATTTTTGCAGGAGGAGCAGCTTTTGCAACGAACTCCTTGCTTTTTCCTAGGGTACTCCTTGAAAATGTGACCTATTTCAACATGGGAACTGAAGTGAGAGACTATCCATTGGTGATATACCTTGCTTTAAAGGGGACTGTTTACTATATAGACGAGATTATGTCGGTCTATAGAGTAGGGGTTAAGGGATCATGGACAAACAGAAAGTTCTCTGAAATAGACAAGAAGATAGAGCACTACAGAGAGATTGCAGATATGCTAGACGAAGTCAACCGGTATTCAAACTACAAGTATGACAGTACGATACAAGACAGAAAAAAGAACAATGAATGGTATCTGCTCTTGGAGCAAGGAAAGCTGAAAGAGGCTAAGTCCGGAGAATACAGAGATATATACATGAATTTGAGCTTTAAAAACAGAGTTTGGATTCATCTGGAAAGGTACACTCCATGGCTCATAGATGCATGGACAGACTACAAGAGAAAGAGAAGATGGAAACTTGAGAATTCAAAAATTTAG
- the gmd gene encoding GDP-mannose 4,6-dehydratase, which translates to MKKALITGITGQDGSFLAEFLLEKGYEVHGIIRRSSSFNTERIEHLYIDELLRDMKIKRKVLLHYGDMTDSTNLIRLIREIQPDEIYNLAAMSHVKVSFEVPEYTADTDGVGTLRLMEAVRFLGYEDRTRIYQASTSELFGKVQEIPQNENTPFYPRSPYGVAKLYGYWITKNYREAYNMFAVNGILFNHESERRGETFVTRKITLAAARIKKGTQEKLYLGNIDSKRDWGYAKDYVECMWLMLQHHTPEDFVIATGETHTVREFTTLAFKEAGIELEWVGTGVDEKGIDTATGRVVVEIDPKYFRPTEVDILLGDPTKAKEVLGWNPTQTKFEELVKIMVKSDLEHVEREERIRQEFDD; encoded by the coding sequence ATGAAAAAGGCGCTTATAACTGGAATCACAGGTCAGGACGGGTCTTTTCTGGCGGAATTTCTGCTGGAGAAGGGATACGAGGTGCATGGAATAATAAGGAGGAGCTCTTCTTTCAACACAGAGAGGATAGAGCATCTGTATATAGATGAACTGCTGAGGGATATGAAGATAAAGAGGAAGGTGCTTCTGCACTACGGAGACATGACCGACTCGACCAACCTTATAAGGCTTATAAGGGAGATACAGCCTGACGAGATATACAATCTGGCGGCGATGTCCCATGTAAAGGTGTCGTTTGAGGTGCCAGAGTACACTGCTGATACCGACGGAGTCGGGACGCTCAGGCTGATGGAGGCCGTCAGGTTCCTCGGGTATGAAGACAGAACGAGAATATACCAGGCGTCCACTTCGGAGCTTTTCGGGAAGGTGCAGGAGATACCGCAGAACGAGAATACGCCGTTCTATCCTAGAAGCCCCTACGGGGTGGCCAAGCTCTACGGCTACTGGATAACCAAGAACTACAGAGAGGCCTACAATATGTTTGCCGTAAACGGGATACTCTTCAACCACGAGTCTGAAAGGCGGGGCGAGACTTTTGTAACAAGGAAGATAACGCTTGCGGCCGCTAGGATAAAAAAAGGGACTCAGGAGAAGCTGTACTTGGGGAATATAGATTCCAAGCGTGACTGGGGATATGCCAAGGACTATGTGGAGTGCATGTGGCTTATGCTTCAGCATCACACGCCCGAGGACTTTGTAATTGCCACAGGAGAGACGCACACTGTAAGGGAATTTACGACGCTTGCCTTTAAAGAGGCTGGAATAGAGCTGGAATGGGTCGGGACCGGAGTGGATGAGAAGGGTATAGACACAGCCACAGGCAGGGTTGTAGTGGAGATAGATCCGAAGTACTTCAGGCCGACCGAGGTGGATATACTGCTAGGGGATCCTACAAAGGCGAAAGAGGTGCTTGGCTGGAACCCTACTCAGACCAAATTCGAGGAGCTTGTCAAGATAATGGTGAAGAGCGACTTGGAGCATGTAGAGAGGGAAGAGAGAATAAGGCAGGAGTTTGACGACTAA
- the rfbA gene encoding glucose-1-phosphate thymidylyltransferase RfbA: MKGIVLAGGKGTRLYPMTHAVSKHLLPVYDKPLVYYPISVLMLAGIKEIMIISTPEDIPIYKRLLGDGSSIGVEFFYKEQEKPRGLAEALILGEDFIGGDRVCLILGDNVFYGQDLTRILNEAKEMEKGAVIFGYRLKDASPFGVVEFDGEGKVLSIEEKPEKPKSNYAVPGLYFYDNKVVEIAKSVEPSARGEIEITSVNNKYLENRELNVLLLSRGMAWLDAGTPDGMLQAAEYVQAVQSRQGQYISCLEEIAWRRGFIDREQLRKVGEELKMTHYGEYILSLLEE, translated from the coding sequence ATGAAAGGAATCGTACTAGCAGGGGGGAAGGGGACCAGGCTTTATCCTATGACACATGCGGTGTCAAAGCATCTGCTGCCTGTCTACGACAAGCCCCTTGTATATTATCCGATATCGGTGCTGATGCTGGCTGGAATAAAAGAGATAATGATTATATCTACGCCAGAGGATATTCCGATATACAAGAGGCTCTTAGGAGATGGGTCTAGCATAGGGGTGGAGTTCTTCTATAAAGAGCAGGAGAAGCCAAGAGGTCTTGCTGAGGCGCTGATACTTGGAGAGGACTTCATCGGAGGCGACAGGGTATGCCTTATACTTGGAGACAATGTGTTCTACGGGCAGGATTTGACCAGGATACTTAATGAGGCAAAGGAAATGGAGAAAGGAGCCGTAATATTTGGATACAGGCTTAAAGATGCCAGCCCTTTTGGCGTAGTGGAGTTTGACGGTGAAGGGAAGGTACTGTCCATAGAGGAAAAGCCTGAAAAGCCTAAGTCCAACTACGCAGTGCCAGGACTTTATTTTTACGACAACAAGGTAGTAGAAATAGCCAAGAGCGTGGAGCCTTCAGCGCGTGGAGAGATCGAAATAACCTCTGTAAACAACAAGTACTTGGAAAATAGAGAGCTGAATGTACTTCTGCTCAGCAGAGGCATGGCATGGCTGGACGCTGGAACTCCTGATGGGATGTTGCAAGCGGCTGAGTATGTACAGGCTGTGCAGTCTAGACAGGGGCAGTATATCTCATGCCTTGAGGAGATCGCATGGAGAAGAGGTTTTATTGACAGAGAGCAGCTTCGAAAAGTGGGAGAAGAGTTGAAGATGACACATTACGGGGAGTATATACTTTCACTTCTAGAGGAGTAG
- a CDS encoding glycosyltransferase family 2 protein: MIKVSIIVPFYNAECGIRKTIESIQRQSLKEIEVIFVDDGSTDESASLVDSYTADERIKLVRKENEGVSSARNRGIAEARGEYIGFVDSDDWIEKDMYKEMYSLAVESGADICICGFVRERDGYTENEDLNLSGINGADSEAIKKQLVFSMVSGEDPLKWDGIFMGSVWRMIYRRNTILEQSILFDEELAIMEDTVFCLESLLASGNIVASDKSYYHYVYSSDSAVNRYREDFYDQIKAVSKRTRDLLEKSSYYGEELEKRMSWRYIKLCIWAIVNEVGAGTEKSFGEKTRCISEICEDAHFKNSIAKVKKSNYNFRNRIKLFLLERNMGTILYFYFKLAEKSKKGELQ; this comes from the coding sequence TTGATAAAGGTAAGCATAATAGTTCCTTTCTATAACGCGGAATGCGGGATTAGAAAAACCATAGAGAGCATCCAGCGCCAGAGCTTAAAGGAGATAGAGGTGATATTCGTAGACGATGGCTCCACAGATGAAAGCGCCAGCTTGGTGGATAGCTACACAGCGGATGAGAGAATAAAGCTTGTCAGAAAAGAAAATGAAGGCGTGTCTTCCGCTAGGAACAGAGGTATAGCTGAAGCCAGAGGAGAGTATATAGGTTTTGTGGACTCCGACGATTGGATAGAGAAGGACATGTACAAAGAGATGTACAGCTTGGCCGTAGAAAGCGGAGCAGACATCTGTATATGTGGATTCGTAAGAGAAAGAGACGGCTATACGGAGAACGAAGATCTAAATTTAAGCGGAATAAACGGAGCAGACTCTGAAGCTATAAAGAAGCAGCTTGTGTTTAGTATGGTCTCAGGCGAAGATCCTTTGAAGTGGGACGGCATATTTATGGGAAGTGTGTGGAGGATGATATACAGAAGAAATACTATTCTAGAGCAAAGTATACTGTTTGACGAAGAGCTTGCCATAATGGAAGATACGGTGTTTTGTCTGGAATCATTACTGGCTAGCGGGAATATAGTTGCAAGCGATAAAAGCTACTATCACTATGTATATAGCTCGGATTCAGCTGTAAACAGGTATAGAGAGGATTTTTATGATCAGATAAAAGCTGTAAGCAAGAGAACTAGAGATCTGCTTGAAAAAAGCAGCTACTACGGCGAAGAACTGGAGAAAAGGATGAGCTGGAGATATATAAAGCTGTGCATATGGGCAATCGTAAACGAAGTTGGCGCTGGGACTGAGAAGTCATTTGGCGAAAAAACAAGATGCATTTCAGAGATATGTGAAGACGCACACTTTAAGAACTCGATTGCAAAGGTGAAAAAGTCTAACTATAATTTCAGGAACAGGATAAAGCTTTTTCTGCTAGAAAGAAATATGGGGACCATTCTGTATTTTTATTTCAAGCTGGCTGAAAAAAGCAAGAAGGGGGAATTGCAATGA
- a CDS encoding DegT/DnrJ/EryC1/StrS family aminotransferase, with product MKTENMTKIMMANRSSMPSIEEYIEQIRPLWNSRWLSNEGAILQKFKASLENYLGLGNIELFVNGHTALELAISSMGLSGEVITSPFTFISTPNAIVRNGLTPVFCDISEEDFNIDVQKIESLITEKTTAIVPVHIYGNPCDLEGIERIAQKYNLKVIYDAAQAFGVEVDGKSILEFGDITMVSFHATKCFHSIEGGMLSFKDSRKREQLRKVKSFGIVSEDGTELLGVNAKMNEFQAAMGICNLSHFEGYLEKRKSIHMRYREQLAEVPGIKLAKHRANVKPNYTYMPAQVDKEAYGLDRDELLERLSAEHIFADKYFYPLVVDYEYYRDRYSEIELPTARHVANSMVLLPMHTEMEFKDVDRVCEIIRRSSK from the coding sequence ATGAAAACTGAAAATATGACTAAAATCATGATGGCGAACAGGTCTTCTATGCCATCCATTGAAGAGTATATAGAACAGATACGACCTCTTTGGAACTCCCGCTGGCTGAGCAACGAGGGAGCAATACTTCAAAAGTTCAAAGCGAGCCTAGAGAACTACTTGGGGCTTGGAAATATCGAGCTGTTTGTAAATGGACATACGGCGCTGGAGTTGGCGATTTCTTCAATGGGGCTTAGCGGGGAAGTCATAACAAGCCCATTTACGTTTATATCTACACCAAACGCGATTGTGAGAAATGGGCTTACACCAGTTTTTTGCGATATAAGTGAAGAAGACTTCAATATAGACGTTCAAAAGATAGAGTCGCTTATAACAGAAAAGACAACTGCGATAGTCCCTGTTCACATATACGGAAATCCCTGCGACTTGGAGGGCATAGAGAGGATTGCCCAAAAGTATAATTTAAAGGTTATATATGACGCTGCACAGGCCTTCGGGGTGGAGGTGGATGGGAAGAGCATACTTGAATTTGGAGATATCACGATGGTGAGCTTCCATGCCACAAAATGCTTTCACTCAATAGAAGGCGGTATGCTTTCATTCAAGGACAGCCGAAAGAGGGAGCAGCTCAGAAAAGTAAAGAGCTTCGGAATAGTATCTGAGGATGGTACAGAGCTTCTCGGTGTCAATGCGAAGATGAACGAATTTCAGGCTGCGATGGGAATTTGTAATTTAAGCCATTTTGAAGGCTATTTAGAAAAGAGAAAGAGCATACACATGAGGTACAGAGAGCAGCTGGCTGAAGTGCCTGGAATAAAGCTTGCCAAACACAGAGCAAATGTAAAGCCGAACTACACCTATATGCCTGCTCAAGTTGACAAAGAGGCTTACGGGCTAGACAGGGACGAGCTACTGGAGCGACTTTCTGCAGAGCATATATTTGCAGACAAGTACTTTTATCCTCTGGTGGTGGACTATGAGTACTATAGAGATAGATACAGCGAAATTGAGTTGCCGACTGCAAGGCATGTCGCCAATAGCATGGTGCTGCTGCCTATGCATACGGAGATGGAGTTTAAAGATGTAGATAGAGTGTGCGAGATAATAAGGAGGAGTTCGAAATGA
- a CDS encoding ATP-grasp domain-containing protein: MYRILVTAIGSFSADIVIEVLREAGHYVIGADIYPKEWIADASNVDKFYQVPYATDAERYVETILNICEENEVHYVIPLTDPEVDVLSGLKPDFREIGTDICISDEHSIRLCRNKYALSKFLKEKELCNVIETSRLSDSELEHIKLPVFIKPVSGRSSIGCRFVYTEEEYLCIKNVLKGEEYIVQPFVAGEIITVDVVRDQNSEVTVSIPRVELLRNSSGAGTTVEIIESEELERTCENVARETFISGAVNIEFIRSESGKLFLLEINPRFSGGVKFSHISGYNVVENHLNCFTGRPIEDKKINKMIIARKYTEHVTSEFSG, translated from the coding sequence ATGTATAGGATACTGGTGACTGCAATAGGGTCATTTTCAGCAGATATAGTGATAGAGGTGCTCAGAGAAGCAGGACATTATGTGATTGGGGCTGACATATATCCAAAAGAGTGGATAGCTGATGCATCTAATGTAGATAAATTCTACCAGGTGCCTTATGCCACAGATGCTGAAAGGTACGTTGAGACTATTTTAAATATATGCGAAGAAAACGAGGTGCACTACGTAATTCCTCTTACAGACCCGGAGGTAGATGTGCTATCAGGACTGAAGCCAGACTTCAGAGAGATAGGGACTGATATATGCATATCCGACGAACACTCCATAAGGCTTTGCAGGAACAAGTACGCTCTTTCTAAGTTCTTAAAGGAAAAGGAGCTCTGCAATGTAATAGAGACTTCACGTCTAAGCGATTCAGAGCTAGAGCATATAAAGCTTCCTGTCTTTATAAAACCAGTCTCTGGAAGAAGCAGCATCGGATGCAGGTTTGTTTACACAGAAGAGGAATATCTCTGCATAAAGAATGTTTTAAAGGGAGAGGAATATATAGTTCAGCCCTTTGTAGCTGGGGAGATTATAACAGTTGACGTGGTTAGAGACCAAAATAGTGAAGTAACTGTAAGCATTCCAAGGGTGGAGCTGCTTAGAAATAGCTCGGGAGCAGGGACTACTGTGGAGATAATAGAGAGCGAGGAGCTAGAGCGAACTTGCGAGAATGTGGCTAGAGAGACGTTTATATCCGGGGCGGTGAACATCGAATTCATAAGGTCTGAAAGTGGGAAGTTGTTTTTACTGGAGATAAACCCTAGGTTTTCGGGTGGAGTCAAGTTTAGCCACATATCAGGGTATAACGTGGTGGAGAATCATCTCAACTGCTTTACAGGTAGGCCAATAGAAGATAAGAAAATAAATAAGATGATTATAGCTAGAAAGTATACTGAACATGTGACAAGTGAATTTTCTGGATGA
- a CDS encoding diaminopimelate decarboxylase, producing MEKTPCYVVDLEKFDKNAQSIQKAFRRSWGSNIRLGYSIKTNHLPFLLSHAKRHEFYAEAVSNEEYEYAASQGYDLKNIIFNGPQKEYGILKKAIQGGSLVNLDNFQDIEMVEQIGLELGYENISVGLRFNFDLESECRGETGLIDGISRFGICIENGDLEKAIGRLRDKGCTVAGLHVHYTTSTRSAEVYRAISKKVVEVIDKYGLKSDIKYIDLGGGFWGGRELPGKPSTEEYSHTIADTLRECISPEDVQLILEPGSSLLSTVAFYITKVMNTRDIKGKRFVTMDGSLLDVNPLMRERELDYSIYSSKSRNVLSKQIICGGTCLESDRMIHLEEHGELCAGDLVKIHNTGAYTISFNDCFINSPPYVYLKEKNKYILIREK from the coding sequence GTGGAAAAGACACCTTGCTATGTAGTCGACTTAGAAAAATTCGACAAGAATGCACAGAGTATTCAAAAGGCATTTAGGAGGTCTTGGGGAAGCAACATAAGGCTTGGGTACTCTATAAAGACGAATCATCTGCCATTTTTGCTTTCGCATGCAAAAAGACACGAGTTTTACGCTGAAGCCGTTTCAAACGAGGAGTACGAATATGCGGCTTCCCAAGGATATGATTTAAAGAACATAATATTCAATGGACCCCAAAAAGAGTATGGAATTTTGAAAAAAGCCATACAAGGAGGAAGCCTTGTAAACCTCGACAATTTTCAAGATATAGAGATGGTAGAGCAGATTGGGCTTGAGCTCGGATATGAAAACATATCGGTAGGACTTAGGTTCAACTTTGACCTAGAGAGCGAATGCAGAGGGGAAACGGGTTTGATAGACGGAATTAGCAGGTTTGGAATATGTATCGAGAACGGAGATTTGGAAAAGGCTATAGGACGGCTTAGGGATAAGGGCTGCACAGTTGCAGGCTTACATGTACACTACACCACCAGCACACGCAGTGCCGAGGTCTACAGAGCGATTTCCAAGAAAGTTGTTGAAGTAATAGATAAGTACGGGCTTAAATCAGACATTAAGTATATAGATCTAGGTGGAGGTTTCTGGGGAGGAAGAGAGCTTCCAGGAAAGCCAAGCACGGAGGAATACAGCCACACAATAGCTGACACCCTTAGAGAATGCATATCCCCTGAGGATGTCCAACTCATACTGGAGCCGGGGTCTTCTCTGCTTTCCACTGTGGCCTTTTATATTACAAAAGTAATGAACACAAGAGATATAAAAGGCAAGCGGTTTGTGACTATGGATGGAAGCTTGCTGGATGTGAACCCGCTTATGCGGGAGAGGGAGCTGGATTATTCCATATATTCTTCTAAGAGCAGAAATGTTCTAAGCAAGCAGATAATATGTGGCGGGACTTGCCTTGAAAGCGACAGGATGATCCATCTGGAAGAGCACGGCGAGCTCTGCGCAGGGGATCTAGTCAAGATACACAATACAGGGGCTTACACCATAAGCTTTAATGACTGCTTTATTAATTCTCCACCTTATGTGTATTTAAAAGAAAAAAATAAATACATATTGATAAGGGAAAAGTAA
- the rfbB gene encoding dTDP-glucose 4,6-dehydratase has protein sequence MENILVTGGAGFIGSNFVRHMVKSHPECRVINYDALTYAGNLENLKDMFEMENYIFLKGDIRDRESLEKVFEEYGIDTVVNFAAETHVDRSIDEPEVFLTTNIIGTQILLDIAKKSWKVDADKYSREYRPGCRYIQISTDEVYGALGSDGCFTEETPLAPNSPYSASKASADMMVRAYHKTYGLPVNITRCSNNYGPYQFPEKLIPLMINNALEGKELPVYGDGKQVRDWLYVEDHCTAIEQVLVAGEIGEVYNIGGNSEKENIEIVRKILLALNKSEELIKHVKDRPGHDRRYAINSTKLRKLGWKPSYSFEEGMEATISWYLENRDWMKRIVDGDYMNYYSGLYGKIL, from the coding sequence ATGGAGAATATTTTGGTTACAGGCGGTGCAGGCTTTATAGGCAGTAACTTTGTAAGACATATGGTAAAGTCACACCCAGAGTGCAGAGTGATAAACTACGATGCCCTTACTTATGCAGGGAATCTAGAGAATCTAAAGGACATGTTCGAGATGGAAAACTACATTTTCTTGAAAGGTGATATAAGGGATAGAGAAAGTTTAGAAAAGGTTTTCGAGGAATATGGGATAGATACGGTGGTGAACTTTGCGGCAGAGACTCACGTGGATAGGAGTATAGACGAGCCAGAGGTGTTTTTGACTACAAATATAATAGGGACGCAGATTCTCTTGGATATAGCTAAAAAAAGCTGGAAGGTGGACGCAGACAAGTACAGTAGAGAGTACAGGCCAGGATGCAGGTACATCCAAATTTCGACTGATGAGGTATATGGAGCGCTAGGATCAGACGGATGCTTTACTGAGGAAACACCGTTGGCTCCGAACAGTCCCTATTCAGCATCTAAAGCTTCAGCGGATATGATGGTCAGGGCTTACCATAAGACGTACGGCCTTCCTGTGAATATAACTAGATGCTCTAACAACTATGGACCTTACCAGTTCCCAGAAAAGCTGATACCTCTAATGATAAACAATGCATTGGAGGGAAAGGAGCTTCCAGTCTATGGAGATGGGAAGCAAGTAAGGGATTGGCTCTATGTCGAGGATCACTGCACAGCGATAGAGCAGGTTTTGGTAGCGGGAGAGATAGGAGAGGTCTACAACATAGGAGGAAATAGCGAAAAGGAAAATATTGAGATAGTCAGAAAGATACTACTTGCTTTAAACAAGAGCGAGGAGCTGATAAAACATGTGAAAGACAGGCCGGGACATGATAGAAGGTACGCCATAAACAGCACTAAGCTTAGAAAGCTGGGGTGGAAGCCGAGCTACAGTTTTGAAGAGGGAATGGAAGCCACTATAAGCTGGTATCTAGAAAACAGAGACTGGATGAAGAGAATTGTAGATGGGGACTATATGAACTACTACTCCGGACTTTACGGCAAAATTCTTTAG
- a CDS encoding GNAT family N-acetyltransferase yields MDSGCKFIYEQKEWDSILSGFKQKDVYFEYSYFDLYRCEGETPVLAFIESDYGKVAYPFMLRDVHFHSDMDSKIEKGKFFEISTPYGYSGPTVEAKDDKLKAKSIQLFYKSLSKFCKEKNVISEFIKFSPMLKNHRHLDSAVDVVYQKKMVAVNLQDYGDPLHGELTHTRLRLVNRRKRKGMVAVPELNPVNIDEQIGIYLETMCRKHASSAFMFDKQYFERMIENMGSDVLLINIYHEDALVSFGLCFLSGDVIYAHIAGTKQDYRHMSPSDICYAEFVRWGHENGYRYLFLGGGLTSDENDSLYLYKRSFSQNTSFDAYIGKKIWNREDYDYLVSISNHSEEKNRNFFPAYRDY; encoded by the coding sequence ATGGACTCAGGTTGCAAGTTCATATATGAACAAAAAGAATGGGATTCCATTCTGAGCGGCTTCAAGCAGAAAGACGTTTATTTTGAGTATTCTTACTTCGACCTCTACAGGTGCGAAGGTGAAACTCCTGTGTTAGCTTTTATAGAAAGTGATTATGGAAAGGTGGCATACCCTTTTATGCTCAGAGATGTGCACTTTCATAGCGATATGGATTCAAAAATAGAAAAAGGCAAGTTCTTCGAAATATCCACTCCTTATGGCTACAGTGGCCCCACAGTGGAAGCCAAAGACGACAAACTTAAAGCTAAGTCTATCCAGCTTTTCTACAAAAGCCTTTCTAAGTTCTGCAAAGAGAAGAATGTGATCTCGGAGTTCATAAAGTTTTCTCCTATGCTCAAGAATCACCGTCATCTTGACTCAGCAGTAGATGTGGTGTATCAGAAAAAGATGGTTGCTGTAAACCTTCAGGACTATGGAGACCCTCTTCATGGAGAACTCACTCATACAAGACTACGGCTGGTAAACAGACGAAAGCGAAAAGGCATGGTAGCTGTCCCAGAACTAAACCCTGTCAATATAGATGAGCAGATAGGTATATACCTGGAAACCATGTGCAGAAAGCATGCTTCCAGCGCATTTATGTTTGATAAGCAGTACTTTGAGCGCATGATTGAAAATATGGGTTCAGACGTTCTGCTTATAAACATATACCATGAAGACGCACTCGTCTCCTTCGGACTCTGCTTTTTAAGCGGTGATGTGATCTATGCGCATATAGCTGGAACAAAGCAAGATTACAGGCATATGTCTCCCAGCGACATATGCTACGCAGAATTTGTACGATGGGGACATGAAAATGGCTACAGATATCTCTTTTTGGGGGGTGGCCTCACTTCAGACGAAAACGACTCGCTATACCTTTACAAAAGGTCTTTTTCCCAAAATACATCTTTCGATGCTTACATCGGGAAAAAGATATGGAACAGAGAGGATTACGACTACTTGGTGAGTATCTCAAATCATTCCGAAGAGAAAAACAGAAACTTCTTTCCGGCCTATAGAGATTATTAA
- a CDS encoding glycosyltransferase family 1 protein gives MEPLRVLQVGMSPCYGGTESFLMGIYRKIDRKKVQFDFLNVYDEEIACQSEIESMGGKILYVKFRRREGIHNYYKGIKDFFEKHKDYMVIHCHYQGLQNIDMISYAAKAGIPVRIAHAHSSGYEEEPGFPLRALIYYNRWKINRVATEFFACSELAGSWMFGKTVDEGIEVINNSIDAEKFRYDDAERINVRKQLNLEGRFVVGTVGRFANQKNTVFLVEVFSEILKAREDAFLLLVGDGMLRDEVERKIEQLGLGSSTKLLGAREDTNRILQGMDVFVLPSKAEGFGTVLVEAQTSGLKCFASENVIPESAKVTDLLSFIPLESGAKVWAKTISEESDYKRSDRYETIVESGYDINDNVKMIENTYLKLVGRK, from the coding sequence ATGGAACCGTTGAGAGTACTGCAAGTCGGTATGTCGCCTTGCTATGGTGGAACGGAGTCGTTTCTTATGGGGATATACAGAAAAATAGACAGAAAAAAAGTCCAGTTTGACTTTCTAAACGTATATGATGAGGAAATAGCATGCCAGTCGGAGATAGAGAGCATGGGAGGAAAGATTCTTTACGTCAAGTTTAGAAGAAGAGAAGGGATTCACAACTACTACAAAGGGATAAAAGATTTCTTTGAAAAGCATAAAGACTATATGGTAATCCATTGTCACTATCAGGGTCTTCAAAATATAGATATGATTTCATACGCTGCAAAAGCTGGGATTCCTGTAAGGATAGCTCATGCTCATAGCAGCGGGTATGAGGAGGAGCCTGGATTTCCTTTGAGAGCTTTAATATATTACAACAGATGGAAGATAAACAGAGTTGCAACTGAGTTTTTTGCTTGTTCGGAACTTGCAGGAAGCTGGATGTTCGGAAAGACTGTGGACGAAGGGATTGAGGTGATTAATAATTCTATAGATGCAGAGAAATTCAGATATGATGATGCAGAAAGAATAAATGTAAGAAAGCAGTTAAACTTAGAAGGCAGGTTTGTAGTTGGGACTGTTGGAAGGTTTGCGAATCAAAAGAATACGGTTTTTTTAGTTGAGGTATTTTCAGAGATACTTAAAGCAAGAGAGGATGCTTTCTTGCTGCTTGTGGGAGATGGAATGCTAAGAGATGAGGTAGAGAGAAAGATAGAGCAGCTTGGGCTAGGGTCTAGCACAAAGCTGCTTGGTGCTAGAGAAGATACGAATAGAATACTTCAGGGTATGGATGTATTTGTACTGCCTTCTAAGGCAGAGGGATTTGGAACGGTTCTCGTAGAAGCCCAAACGTCTGGATTAAAGTGCTTTGCCTCAGAAAATGTAATACCTGAGTCAGCTAAAGTGACAGATCTTTTAAGTTTCATACCCTTAGAGTCTGGAGCGAAAGTCTGGGCAAAGACAATATCCGAGGAATCTGACTACAAGAGGTCAGATAGATACGAGACTATAGTGGAATCAGGCTATGATATAAACGACAATGTGAAGATGATAGAAAATACTTATTTAAAGTTAGTAGGACGAAAATAA